AAATCTTTATATTGGGATGAATAACGATGAATTTTTGAATGAAATGAAAAATTCTAAATATTTAAAAAGGAAATCGGAACGCATACCAATGAATATTAATTTACCCCCTAAGATGTATTCGATTAAATATGACTCTAATCCAGACTCTCCTTATATTGCAATGGAATTTGATATGGATAACAATGGAATTCTTAGGGAGACCAGGTTTAATTTTGACGTATATAATATAACATTGGCAAAAAATTATCGTCATGCAAATATTGATTTGATATATTTGTTTTTTAAACATATCGGTGAACCCTTTAAAACTTTCCATACAATTATTAATTCCAAAAACAAAAAATTACGTTCCTCAATTATTGTTATGAGATGGGATTTCAGTTCATCGATCAGATTAGATGTAAGTTGCACTCCAACAGAGGATCTTCAAGATAATGAATTTATTATTTACTTTCGCATAGCACCTATTGAAAATGAATTTCTTTCGGGTGTTATCAATGAAAATGTTAAGAATAAAATCGATGATACTCCATTTAAAACATATATTGATGAGGCGCGAAAACTAGTCAAAGAAAGTAATAAGCAGTGAAATATTACATATAGATAATTTGAATTCATATATCGATCCAATAAGCCGGGGCGGGCGGGCGGCAAGGGTAAGGTTTTTTTACCCTTGAGATTTCCCCATTTATAGGAGAGATCATCTAGGGCGCGTTGACGTTCGGCGATAGTTTTTCCAATCCTCCAGCGGGAGACGCCGCGCTCTTTGGAACGATAAATATGTTATTGCATATGCCTGAAATTAAAGAACAAATAAGTCAATTATGGAATCAATGAGAAGAAGAAAACAAGGTATAGCATGCCTTCGATTATTCGGATTTGTTATACTTCTGTTTTATGGATTGATTATTAAGAATCAAGTTAAGGTATATTTGTTCTTCAATATGACGGAAGGAGAAATAATAGACGCATATATCAATGATGAATTGATTCCCGATGATAATTATTATTTTCCTGTCGTAGAGTATTCTTATATTGTCAATGGAAAGGTATACGAAAATAATAGAATAGGAGTATATCGCTTTGGTTTTGGCTCAAGATTTCGTGCGCAAAAGTGGATTGATAAGTATCCAATACATATGAAAGTACCTGTTTATTATAATCCCCAAAAACCCCAATCATCTGTTTTGCTTTGCGGGCTTATATCTCCTTACATAAAAGCGATGTTTGGGTTGATGTTATTGCTACTCAGCTTATGGCTTTCACATAATGAAAGGGCGGGCGGTAAGGGCAATGTTTTATTCCCTTGAGATTTTCCCATTCAAAGTAGAAATTATCTTAGGCGCATGGTCATTCGTTGAAACGTTTTCCGGCCCTCCCTCGGAAGACGCTGCGCTCTTTGGAACGAGCGACCCTCGGCCCAGATCAGGGCTGATGGGAAGCGATATCCGCGTCGTTTCGGCCGGAACGACCATTACGTATAAATCGTGCGCCCGCAATTCGTAGTTGTTGATAAATTTCGCGATATATTCCTACCTCTTCAGCCAGGCTTCGTTGACCAAGGCCAAATTTCTCAAACGGCTGGGACGTGGGGGAGAAGCGCTCGCCCTCTTCATTAACGGCATAACCCGCCATTGGCAAAACGCCCTGCTGCGTTATTCCGAAAGCTTGATCGAAGGCGGTGAACTGGCCGTAGAGCGGCGTCGTCCGCACGTCGTACTTGTAACCGTATTTCTCTTCCGCGACGATCTCGCGTCTTTCCATCAAACCGTCGAATGGCAAGAGCAAGATTACTTCTGCCCACGAATCGTTTTTTTACATCATTCATCGCGGTCTTTTCAAACTTTTCAACTTCTTGTCCGCTTCGGCTTCTTCGAATTTTTTTAGTTCCTTTTGATATTCATCCATAATCTCGTTTCGAATCGGCGGAAACCAATCCGGTCCCACGTCCAAGGCCGCGGAACAAAGGACATGATAGCCGTAAGGCGCTGCGTCCATTTCAGGAATGGTTTTCGAGGGACGGATCATCTCCTTCAGTTTCCCTTCCGCCAGCATGAAGACGAGCAGAAATTCGGGCTTGTCCGTCGTAGGCGCGATTTTGTCGATGCACTTGAAAACAAGATCGGAATCGGCGGCGCCGTAACTTTTCCACAACGTAGAACCGTTGGCGCCGACTACCGCCGCGCCTACCCAAAACTTCAAGGAATCCGTAGGAAGAGAAACGATGGCTCTCGACGCCGCCTGGCCCGTTACGGCGAAATAAGCGCCCTGCTGGCCCATTTGAATTCTTCCGAATTTAATGCCTTCGAAGATAAGCGGTTCGGGATGAATCATTACTTGGCTGGAATCGACGGTCTTGCCGCTGGGAACGGTAAACAGCACTTTCTTTTCCTGCGCCAATTCAACGAAGGGAAAAATCACTAGACCGGGATTGTAAACGACGTCTTTTCCGAGATAGTTATCCAGATTGACGCCCGTCTCCTTCGCTTTTTTCCGGTATTCTTCCAATACTTTTTTGGCCGTAGCCAGCGATTGAAACGGCCCTTTGTAATCCGATCCGATGCGGACGTAGTAACTGCTGCTGAATTCGCTGCCGATGTTGAGGAAGAGATCGC
This window of the Candidatus Omnitrophota bacterium genome carries:
- a CDS encoding DUF3592 domain-containing protein, producing the protein MRRRKQGIACLRLFGFVILLFYGLIIKNQVKVYLFFNMTEGEIIDAYINDELIPDDNYYFPVVEYSYIVNGKVYENNRIGVYRFGFGSRFRAQKWIDKYPIHMKVPVYYNPQKPQSSVLLCGLISPYIKAMFGLMLLLLSLWLSHNERAGGKGNVLFP